A genomic segment from Diospyros lotus cultivar Yz01 chromosome 5, ASM1463336v1, whole genome shotgun sequence encodes:
- the LOC127802248 gene encoding LOB domain-containing protein 17-like, whose amino-acid sequence MSGSGLPCGARKFLRKKCIQGCIFASYFCLDQGSDHFAAIHKVFGASNASKLLAQLPENDRYWAVFTLWYENQARLHDPIYGCVSHMFSLEQQVICLQIQIALLQEFLFATSCPISQGVPNWVLPEPSFGHIPYGENGSFFVDDPNPIDASSN is encoded by the coding sequence ATGTCGGGATCGGGTTTACCATGTGGTGCCCGCAAGTTCTTGAGGAAAAAATGTATCCAAGGGTGCATCTTTGCCTCTTACTTCTGCCTTGATCAAGGATCTGATCATTTTGCAGCCATCCATAAGGTGTTTGGTGCCAGTAACGCTTCAAAGCTACTAGCCCAACTTCCAGAAAATGACCGTTATTGGGCTGTATTTACACTTTGGTATGAAAACCAAGCCAGGCTTCACGACCCCATATATGGTTGTGTTTCACACATGTTTTCCCTTGAACAACAGGTTATCTGTCTGCAAATTCAGATCGCGTTATTGCAGGAATTTTTGTTTGCTACCTCATGTCCAATCTCGCAAGGTGTTCCAAATTGGGTTCTCCCAGAACCCAGTTTTGGACATATTCCATATGGTGAAAATGGATCATTCTtcgtggatgatccaaaccctatCGACGCTAGCAGCAACTAG
- the LOC127801322 gene encoding E3 ubiquitin-protein ligase MBR2-like isoform X2 yields the protein MQGQRGAGNFFTGSVDLNQGSATNSTDVNPATAWSSLLTPVESRLSSTMLPSAEGNYTYNDTFGHSGRGFSRWGLGESSSTANVQSQGIDDGLKIENGRSSLACPGCDARLEERQLEPSVLRESVSSGIISNHATGRPPVMQSSSSNHVPLNLNLNAGLTGSDGDGAQGIRLGAYHNLHRLSGPSAEPNVSSDCVGTSSGNSGFFLENENESGSSLGNWGSSSKRKALAGTSGECHPGGSSSSIQPAESFPQHGAFSFFSASGSLSISSPPVISPSISPPEHLNARNDIGTRGVPSGVFSPLQVTGIAESSSRNFGVRGNAGHTESVRFSLPSAGNTIRHSNVFSSHQTSRPLSLSDLDSRMTPGATSLNNPPNPSHSMNISDFSRNVLPSPWNRSLNSRASGSSSSPLVSGDRGVSLREEAHMRNTSGNSTEHPMFIPVTEMRNIVQDPNNWNLSTRNTSTSVSMASSSRIGHNSTWIPHHNSLTQNQQTTSEYTPWTLFPSVDSESGGQRGYFSPLHSDPSSSEETVMSSGASSHIHRRPHPRFDLLMEVPSDDINGWRALAAGIEGRQRLVSEDYMMFDPFINGVAEVHDRHRDMRLDVDNMSYEELLALEESIGNVSTGLSEETILKSMPQRKYLSIMEGSASNMEPCCICQEEYATGDDIGSLDCSHDFHVNCIKQWLTHKNLCPICKMTALGT from the exons ATGCAAGGTCAACGCGGTGCAGGCAATTTCTTTACTGGAAGTGTGGATCTTAACCAGGGTTCTGCTACCAATAGCACTGATGTGAATCCAGCAACTGCTTGGAGTAGCTTGCTAACTCCAGTAGAAAGCCGGTTGTCAAGTACGATGCTCCCTTCTGCTGAAGGGAACTATACATACAATGATACTTTTGGTCATAGCGGTCGGGGTTTTAGTAGGTGGGGCTTAGGTGAGTCCAGCTCTACTGCAAATGTACAAAGCCAGGGCATTGATGATGgtctgaaaattgaaaatggtcGGTCATCACTTGCTTGCCCTGGTTGTGATGCAAGGCTAGAAGAAAGGCAACTTGAACCATCTGTTCTTCGTGAAAGTGTAAGCAGTGGTATCATCAGCAACCACGCTACTGGCAGACCACCAGTTATGCAGAGTTCCAGTTCTAATCATGTTcctctaaatttaaatttaaatgctGGACTTACAGGCAGTGATGGTGATGGTGCACAGGGTATCCGATTGGGTGCTTACCATAATCTCCACAGGTTAAGTGGACCAAGTGCTGAACCTAATGTTTCTTCTGATTGCGTTGGGACTTCTTCTGGTAATTCTGGTTTTTTTCTGGAGAATGAGAATGAATCAGGTTCTTCATTAGGCAATTGGGGTTCATCCAGCAAGAGGAAGGCTCTTGCAGGCACTTCTGGAGAGTGTCATCCTGGTGGGAGTTCAAGCAGCATTCAACCAGCTGAAAGCTTTCCACAACATGGtgctttttcattttttagcgCTTCTGGAAGCTTAAGTATCTCATCACCACCAGTAATTTCTCCTAGCATCAGTCCTCCTGAACATCTAAATGCAAGAAATGACATTGGTACCCGTGGAGTACCTTCTGGTGTCTTTTCTCCTTTACAAGTTACAGGAATTGCAGAAAGCTCCTCAAGGAATTTTGGTGTTAGAGGGAATGCAGGGCATACAGAATCTGTTAGGTTTAGTTTACCTTCAGCAGGGAATACAATTAGGCATTCTAATGTATTCTCTTCTCATCAGACATCTAGacccctctctctttctgatTTGGACTCTAGAATGACTCCAGGAGCAACCAGTTTGAACAATCCCCCAAACCCGTCTCATTCCATGAATATTTCTGATTTTTCAAGGAATGTGCTTCCTTCTCCTTGGAATCGGAGTCTTAATTCAAGAGCTAGTGGTTCTTCAAGTTCTCCATTGGTTTCAGGAGATAGAGGTGTATCATTGCGAGAGGAAGCACATATGAGAAACACCTCAGGAAATAGCACGGAGCATCCCATGTTTATTCCTGTAACTGAGATGAGAAATATTGTGCAAGATCCAAATAATTGGAATTTATCTACCAGAAATACTAGCACTTCTGTAAGTATGGCTTCTAGTTCTCGAATTGGCCACAATTCTACTTGGATACCTCATCACAACTCCCTGACACAGAATCAGCAAACAACATCTGAATATACTCCTTGGACTCTGTTTCCATCTGTGGACTCTGAGTCTGGGGGTCAGAGAGGTTATTTTTCCCCATTGCATTCAGACCCTTCTTCTTCGGAGGAAACTGTGATGTCTTCTGGAGCCAGTAGCCATATCCATCGTCGACCTCATCCAAGATTTGATTTGTTGATGGAGGTACCTAGTGATGATATCAATGGTTGGCGAGCTTTAGCTGCTGGTATTGAGGGGAGGCAGAGGCTGGTATCAGAG GATTATATGATGTTTGATCCGTTCATAAATGGGGTTGCTGAGGTGCATGACAGGCACAGAGACATGAGACTTGATGTCGATAACATGTCATATGAG GAACTATTGGCATTGGAAGAAAGCATAGGTAATGTGAGCACTGGTTTAAGTGAAGAAACCATCCTAAAGTCTATGCCACAGCGGAAATATCTGTCTATCATGGAAGGATCTGCATCGAACATGGAGCCTTGCTGTATATGTCAG GAGGAATATGCTACTGGTGACGATATCGGGTCGTTGGACTGTAGCCATGACTTCCATGTCAATTGCATCAAGCAATGGCTGACACACAAGAACCTGTGCCCTATTTGCAAAATGACTGCCTTGGGTACGTGA
- the LOC127801322 gene encoding E3 ubiquitin-protein ligase MBR2-like isoform X1 yields the protein MQGQRGAGNFFTGSVDLNQGSATNSTDVNPATAWSSLLTPVESRLSSTMLPSAEGNYTYNDTFGHSGRGFSRWGLGESSSTANVQSQGIDDGLKIENGRSSLACPGCDARLEERQLEPSVLRESVSSGIISNHATGRPPVMQSSSSNHVPLNLNLNAGLTGSDGDGAQGIRLGAYHNLHRLSGPSAEPNVSSDCVGTSSGNSGFFLENENESGSSLGNWGSSSKRKALAGTSGECHPGGSSSSIQPAESFPQHGAFSFFSASGSLSISSPPVISPSISPPEHLNARNDIGTRGVPSGVFSPLQVTGIAESSSRNFGVRGNAGHTESVRFSLPSAGNTIRHSNVFSSHQTSRPLSLSDLDSRMTPGATSLNNPPNPSHSMNISDFSRNVLPSPWNRSLNSRASGSSSSPLVSGDRGVSLREEAHMRNTSGNSTEHPMFIPVTEMRNIVQDPNNWNLSTRNTSTSVSMASSSRIGHNSTWIPHHNSLTQNQQTTSEYTPWTLFPSVDSESGGQRGYFSPLHSDPSSSEETVMSSGASSHIHRRPHPRFDLLMEVPSDDINGWRALAAGIEGRQRLVSEIRHVLNAMRRLENLRAEDYMMFDPFINGVAEVHDRHRDMRLDVDNMSYEELLALEESIGNVSTGLSEETILKSMPQRKYLSIMEGSASNMEPCCICQEEYATGDDIGSLDCSHDFHVNCIKQWLTHKNLCPICKMTALGT from the exons ATGCAAGGTCAACGCGGTGCAGGCAATTTCTTTACTGGAAGTGTGGATCTTAACCAGGGTTCTGCTACCAATAGCACTGATGTGAATCCAGCAACTGCTTGGAGTAGCTTGCTAACTCCAGTAGAAAGCCGGTTGTCAAGTACGATGCTCCCTTCTGCTGAAGGGAACTATACATACAATGATACTTTTGGTCATAGCGGTCGGGGTTTTAGTAGGTGGGGCTTAGGTGAGTCCAGCTCTACTGCAAATGTACAAAGCCAGGGCATTGATGATGgtctgaaaattgaaaatggtcGGTCATCACTTGCTTGCCCTGGTTGTGATGCAAGGCTAGAAGAAAGGCAACTTGAACCATCTGTTCTTCGTGAAAGTGTAAGCAGTGGTATCATCAGCAACCACGCTACTGGCAGACCACCAGTTATGCAGAGTTCCAGTTCTAATCATGTTcctctaaatttaaatttaaatgctGGACTTACAGGCAGTGATGGTGATGGTGCACAGGGTATCCGATTGGGTGCTTACCATAATCTCCACAGGTTAAGTGGACCAAGTGCTGAACCTAATGTTTCTTCTGATTGCGTTGGGACTTCTTCTGGTAATTCTGGTTTTTTTCTGGAGAATGAGAATGAATCAGGTTCTTCATTAGGCAATTGGGGTTCATCCAGCAAGAGGAAGGCTCTTGCAGGCACTTCTGGAGAGTGTCATCCTGGTGGGAGTTCAAGCAGCATTCAACCAGCTGAAAGCTTTCCACAACATGGtgctttttcattttttagcgCTTCTGGAAGCTTAAGTATCTCATCACCACCAGTAATTTCTCCTAGCATCAGTCCTCCTGAACATCTAAATGCAAGAAATGACATTGGTACCCGTGGAGTACCTTCTGGTGTCTTTTCTCCTTTACAAGTTACAGGAATTGCAGAAAGCTCCTCAAGGAATTTTGGTGTTAGAGGGAATGCAGGGCATACAGAATCTGTTAGGTTTAGTTTACCTTCAGCAGGGAATACAATTAGGCATTCTAATGTATTCTCTTCTCATCAGACATCTAGacccctctctctttctgatTTGGACTCTAGAATGACTCCAGGAGCAACCAGTTTGAACAATCCCCCAAACCCGTCTCATTCCATGAATATTTCTGATTTTTCAAGGAATGTGCTTCCTTCTCCTTGGAATCGGAGTCTTAATTCAAGAGCTAGTGGTTCTTCAAGTTCTCCATTGGTTTCAGGAGATAGAGGTGTATCATTGCGAGAGGAAGCACATATGAGAAACACCTCAGGAAATAGCACGGAGCATCCCATGTTTATTCCTGTAACTGAGATGAGAAATATTGTGCAAGATCCAAATAATTGGAATTTATCTACCAGAAATACTAGCACTTCTGTAAGTATGGCTTCTAGTTCTCGAATTGGCCACAATTCTACTTGGATACCTCATCACAACTCCCTGACACAGAATCAGCAAACAACATCTGAATATACTCCTTGGACTCTGTTTCCATCTGTGGACTCTGAGTCTGGGGGTCAGAGAGGTTATTTTTCCCCATTGCATTCAGACCCTTCTTCTTCGGAGGAAACTGTGATGTCTTCTGGAGCCAGTAGCCATATCCATCGTCGACCTCATCCAAGATTTGATTTGTTGATGGAGGTACCTAGTGATGATATCAATGGTTGGCGAGCTTTAGCTGCTGGTATTGAGGGGAGGCAGAGGCTGGTATCAGAG ATCCGTCATGTCTTGAATGCTATGCGTAGGCTTGAGAACTTACGAGCTGAg GATTATATGATGTTTGATCCGTTCATAAATGGGGTTGCTGAGGTGCATGACAGGCACAGAGACATGAGACTTGATGTCGATAACATGTCATATGAG GAACTATTGGCATTGGAAGAAAGCATAGGTAATGTGAGCACTGGTTTAAGTGAAGAAACCATCCTAAAGTCTATGCCACAGCGGAAATATCTGTCTATCATGGAAGGATCTGCATCGAACATGGAGCCTTGCTGTATATGTCAG GAGGAATATGCTACTGGTGACGATATCGGGTCGTTGGACTGTAGCCATGACTTCCATGTCAATTGCATCAAGCAATGGCTGACACACAAGAACCTGTGCCCTATTTGCAAAATGACTGCCTTGGGTACGTGA